One genomic segment of Chitinibacter sp. FCG-7 includes these proteins:
- a CDS encoding AAA family ATPase — protein sequence MSEQPSKQLVVVGGPNGSGKSTFADEYVALYQLRYLGADAIAAELAPNDPFSVRVEAGKQFVRRLKAALQAGESLVIESTLAGKGLDKHLLQAKTFGYQISLVFVTLDSPDLSIARIRERVANGGHHVPDEDVIRRFDRARNQFWHTFRHLADDWQLFSNTGEGFTLIALGQSDDYEVTDITELNEFTASLEQTHEH from the coding sequence ATGTCTGAACAGCCATCAAAGCAGCTTGTCGTCGTTGGTGGCCCCAATGGTAGTGGTAAATCGACTTTTGCCGATGAATATGTCGCTTTGTACCAGCTGCGTTATCTAGGTGCCGATGCCATCGCCGCCGAGTTAGCCCCGAACGACCCATTTAGCGTGCGGGTCGAAGCGGGAAAGCAATTCGTTCGCCGCTTAAAAGCGGCGTTGCAGGCGGGTGAATCCTTGGTGATTGAGTCCACACTCGCGGGTAAAGGCTTGGATAAACACCTATTGCAAGCGAAAACGTTTGGCTATCAAATCAGTCTTGTTTTTGTCACGCTGGATTCGCCAGATTTATCGATTGCCCGTATCCGCGAACGAGTAGCCAATGGTGGGCATCATGTGCCCGATGAAGATGTCATTCGCCGTTTTGACCGTGCGCGCAACCAGTTCTGGCATACCTTCCGCCATTTGGCGGATGACTGGCAGCTCTTTAGCAATACCGGCGAAGGCTTTACTTTGATTGCGCTCGGTCAGAGCGACGATTACGAAGTAACGGATATCACAGAACTTAACGAATTCACTGCCAGTTTGGAGCAAACCCATGAGCACTAA
- the pglX gene encoding BREX-1 system adenine-specific DNA-methyltransferase PglX: MNKSKLKSYAPEARKDFIAMVQSRAAQLGIAESKGQLQVEPCEVQGQVAIIAGQAFPAKIANQRNVLIARMQRDGFAATIEAIAYTWFNRFAALRFMELKNYLSHGQRVLSSVTEGGLPDILTHALELVESGDLPGISVADVSELKLASKDGELYKRLLVAQCNQLAAHMGFLFERIDDDSELLLPDNLLRTDSVIRKLVDSIDEADWDQVEIIGWLYQFYISEKKDQVIGKVVKSEDIPAATQLFTPNWIVKYLVQNSVGRLWLQANPSSTLASQMQYYIAPAEQTPEVNAQLDALISARISEDGDTLNPESITVLDLACGSGHILVEAYDLLKAIYQERGYRERDIPRLILEKNLYGLDIDDRAAQLAAFALLMRARADDRRLFSDPVQLNVLSLQESAGLDAAQLAQDLGLNDAAERNALNTLLSIFTQAKTFGSLLQIPHALAQTLPQLANRIAAAQNSGDLYAQSAAATLQPLLQQAQVLARQYDAVVANPPYMGDKGQSPELKGFIKKYYPICRADLFAPFMMQSSFLTRKEGFFALVTMQSWMFLTSFGDLRAQLLELKTISSMVHIGFNSFPELNSKVALACASVFRNTHLSGFDGVYVDLNNAPHAADKELLFNVEHERRRYMAKHEDFYLIPSSPIAYWVSSSIRELFKKNPRMATCADARQGMATTDNKTFLRFWFEISSKEIEQGGENYHGKWFPYNKGGEYRKWAGNNLNVVRYERNGEVLLDLVKGKYPKISDPEFVIKNRRYYFRSGITWTDISLDISARLVPVGYIFDTAGPMAFFEAEDDQMCCMALLNSKLCGLLSSILNPTLHFTLGDFQNLPFLKVNNLAELRALIDHAVDVAQADWDASEISPDFQKLEFIFKGALVKESWSNWEADSLGRASRLAEIETSINQIFRTEFHLEHEFDPFVSQQEVTCLRADREKDMQRLVSYAIGCMMGRYSLDEPGLVYAHAGNVGFDPQRYTRFAADADGIVPVNDLPWFADDATNRVKEFLVAVWGQDTLAENLAWLADSLGRKADETAEDALRRYISGSFFKDHCQTYKKRPIYWLFSSGKQKAFEALVYLHRYNDSTLARMRAEYVVPLT, from the coding sequence ATGAACAAATCCAAACTCAAATCCTACGCCCCCGAGGCGCGCAAAGACTTTATCGCCATGGTGCAAAGCCGTGCCGCGCAGTTGGGTATTGCTGAATCTAAAGGCCAGCTCCAAGTCGAGCCGTGCGAGGTGCAGGGCCAAGTAGCCATTATCGCTGGCCAAGCCTTCCCTGCCAAAATCGCCAATCAGCGCAATGTGCTCATCGCCCGCATGCAGCGCGATGGCTTTGCCGCTACCATCGAGGCCATTGCCTACACCTGGTTCAACCGTTTTGCCGCTCTGCGCTTTATGGAGTTGAAAAACTACCTCAGCCACGGCCAGCGGGTGCTCTCAAGCGTGACTGAAGGCGGCTTGCCGGACATCCTTACTCACGCGCTCGAACTCGTCGAAAGCGGCGATCTGCCCGGCATCAGCGTCGCGGACGTCTCTGAGCTCAAGCTCGCCAGCAAAGATGGCGAGCTGTACAAACGCCTGCTCGTCGCCCAGTGCAACCAGCTCGCCGCGCACATGGGTTTTCTGTTTGAACGCATCGACGACGACAGCGAGCTGCTGCTGCCCGACAACCTGCTGCGCACCGACTCGGTCATCCGCAAGCTGGTCGACAGCATCGACGAGGCCGACTGGGATCAGGTCGAAATCATCGGCTGGCTCTACCAGTTCTACATCAGCGAGAAAAAAGACCAGGTCATCGGCAAGGTGGTGAAGTCCGAAGACATCCCCGCCGCCACGCAATTGTTCACGCCCAACTGGATCGTCAAATACCTGGTGCAAAACAGCGTTGGCCGCCTCTGGTTGCAAGCCAACCCCAGCTCCACGCTCGCCAGCCAGATGCAGTATTACATCGCCCCCGCCGAGCAAACGCCGGAAGTCAACGCCCAGCTCGACGCGCTGATCAGCGCCCGCATTAGCGAGGACGGCGACACGCTCAACCCCGAATCGATCACCGTGCTCGACCTCGCCTGCGGCTCAGGCCACATTCTGGTCGAAGCCTACGATCTGTTAAAAGCCATCTATCAAGAGCGCGGCTACCGCGAGCGCGACATTCCGCGCCTGATTCTGGAAAAGAACCTCTACGGCCTCGACATCGACGACCGTGCCGCCCAGCTCGCCGCCTTTGCTTTATTGATGCGCGCCCGCGCCGACGACCGCCGCCTGTTTAGCGACCCGGTCCAGCTCAACGTCTTGTCACTACAGGAAAGCGCCGGGCTCGACGCTGCGCAACTGGCGCAAGATCTGGGGTTGAATGATGCGGCGGAACGCAACGCGCTCAATACCCTGCTTAGTATCTTTACGCAGGCCAAGACCTTCGGGAGCTTGTTGCAGATACCCCATGCGCTCGCGCAAACCTTGCCGCAACTCGCCAACCGCATCGCCGCCGCGCAAAACAGCGGCGATCTCTACGCCCAATCCGCCGCCGCCACGCTGCAACCTTTGCTGCAACAAGCGCAAGTGCTGGCGCGGCAGTACGATGCGGTGGTCGCTAACCCGCCGTATATGGGCGACAAAGGGCAGTCACCTGAATTAAAAGGGTTCATAAAAAAATATTATCCAATTTGTCGTGCGGATCTATTTGCACCCTTTATGATGCAAAGTTCTTTCTTGACTAGGAAGGAAGGTTTTTTCGCTCTCGTAACAATGCAATCCTGGATGTTTTTGACTTCATTTGGCGATTTGCGCGCTCAATTGCTTGAATTAAAAACAATATCCAGTATGGTTCACATAGGTTTTAATAGCTTTCCAGAGCTAAATTCCAAGGTGGCTTTGGCTTGTGCTTCAGTTTTTAGGAATACTCATCTTTCTGGGTTTGATGGTGTCTATGTTGATTTAAATAATGCGCCGCATGCAGCTGACAAAGAGTTGTTGTTTAATGTCGAGCATGAACGTAGGCGCTATATGGCAAAGCATGAGGATTTTTATTTGATTCCGTCAAGCCCAATCGCATACTGGGTTTCTTCCTCTATTCGAGAGTTGTTCAAGAAAAACCCAAGGATGGCGACTTGCGCTGATGCACGGCAAGGCATGGCGACAACAGATAATAAAACCTTCCTAAGGTTTTGGTTTGAGATATCAAGCAAAGAAATTGAACAAGGCGGTGAGAATTATCATGGGAAATGGTTTCCCTATAACAAAGGTGGCGAGTACAGGAAGTGGGCTGGTAACAATTTAAATGTTGTTAGGTATGAGAGAAATGGTGAGGTCTTGCTGGATTTGGTTAAAGGGAAGTATCCAAAAATTAGCGATCCTGAGTTTGTAATTAAGAATAGGCGATATTATTTTAGGTCAGGAATTACTTGGACTGATATTTCTCTCGATATTTCGGCGAGACTGGTGCCAGTAGGGTATATATTTGACACTGCCGGCCCTATGGCTTTCTTTGAGGCGGAGGATGATCAAATGTGTTGCATGGCTTTGTTGAATAGCAAGCTATGTGGTTTGTTGTCGAGTATTTTGAATCCTACGCTGCATTTTACTTTGGGAGACTTTCAAAATCTGCCGTTTCTTAAGGTTAATAATCTGGCAGAGCTAAGAGCGCTGATAGATCATGCTGTGGACGTAGCCCAAGCCGACTGGGATGCAAGTGAAATATCTCCTGATTTTCAGAAATTAGAATTTATCTTTAAAGGAGCATTAGTTAAAGAATCATGGTCTAACTGGGAGGCGGATTCTTTGGGGCGAGCTTCACGCTTGGCTGAAATTGAAACTTCTATTAATCAAATATTCAGAACTGAATTCCATTTGGAGCACGAGTTCGATCCATTTGTGTCCCAGCAAGAGGTGACCTGCTTACGAGCCGACCGCGAAAAAGACATGCAACGGCTGGTGTCCTACGCCATCGGCTGCATGATGGGGCGCTACAGTCTCGATGAGCCGGGGCTGGTGTATGCGCACGCAGGCAATGTAGGCTTTGACCCACAGCGCTATACCCGCTTTGCCGCTGATGCCGACGGTATCGTGCCGGTGAACGATCTGCCGTGGTTTGCCGATGATGCCACCAACCGCGTCAAAGAATTCCTCGTCGCCGTATGGGGGCAGGACACGCTGGCGGAAAACCTCGCCTGGCTGGCCGATAGCCTTGGCCGCAAGGCGGACGAAACGGCGGAAGACGCGCTGCGCCGCTATATCTCCGGCAGCTTTTTCAAAGATCACTGCCAAACCTACAAAAAGCGCCCGATCTACTGGCTGTTCTCCAGCGGCAAGCAAAAAGCCTTCGAAGCGCTGGTCTACCTGCACCGCTACAACGACAGCACGCTCGCCCGCATGCGCGCCGAATACGTCGTCCCGCTCACCTAG
- a CDS encoding AAA family ATPase, whose product MHLKSLHIKNFRALEDFQVSKLGRVNLIVGKNNSGKSSVLEALRIYAGNAHPHLLEDLAISHNEKWRLNTKEFELQDDLPFRSFFANRSFPKTDGVGIDIGDGTGENSVKIEHVFYFEEEYAESDAEGEGRTRLRRMQVLKSELAKFEGEDINESLAIQIDDSNLVILRFSGPNGRLRPLLRMHKRMPCSYISTQFTSEDDLADMWDRVGLTEAQEFVKSALRIVSPDFEEILFVRDDESDESDSGSLSRSAIVKLKNVNIPVPLNSMGDGIFRILQLFLKLFAAKGGFLLIDEFENGLHYSVQEEVWRLIFDLADVLDIQVFATTHSWDCIESFAKVAVEKTATEGVLFRVGRSVRTSDQGRVIATVFDEQKLFNITQSDVEVR is encoded by the coding sequence ATGCATTTAAAATCACTGCATATCAAAAATTTTCGCGCGCTGGAAGACTTCCAAGTCAGCAAGCTGGGCCGTGTCAATTTGATCGTCGGCAAGAATAATTCCGGCAAAAGCTCGGTACTGGAAGCGCTGCGGATTTATGCGGGGAATGCGCATCCACATTTATTGGAAGATCTTGCCATAAGTCACAATGAGAAATGGCGACTTAATACTAAAGAGTTTGAGTTACAGGATGATTTGCCTTTTAGATCTTTCTTTGCAAACCGGAGTTTTCCTAAAACTGATGGCGTTGGAATTGATATCGGAGATGGTACCGGTGAAAATTCCGTGAAGATTGAACATGTTTTTTATTTTGAGGAAGAATACGCTGAATCTGATGCCGAAGGTGAAGGTAGAACACGTCTTCGAAGAATGCAAGTTTTAAAAAGTGAGTTGGCTAAATTTGAAGGTGAGGATATTAATGAATCACTTGCGATTCAAATCGACGATAGTAACCTTGTGATCCTGCGTTTTAGTGGCCCTAATGGCAGACTTAGGCCTCTCCTGAGAATGCATAAAAGGATGCCATGCTCTTATATTTCTACCCAGTTCACTTCTGAAGATGATTTAGCTGATATGTGGGATAGAGTCGGTCTCACGGAAGCACAGGAATTTGTTAAAAGTGCACTTCGTATTGTTAGTCCTGATTTCGAAGAAATTCTATTTGTTCGAGATGATGAAAGTGATGAGAGTGATTCTGGTTCATTGTCTAGAAGTGCAATCGTTAAGTTGAAGAATGTGAATATACCAGTACCTTTGAATAGTATGGGCGATGGTATTTTTCGGATTCTTCAACTATTTCTTAAGCTGTTTGCTGCCAAGGGCGGTTTTTTGCTAATTGATGAATTCGAAAATGGCCTGCATTACTCAGTTCAAGAGGAAGTCTGGCGACTTATTTTTGATCTGGCTGACGTGCTTGATATTCAGGTCTTTGCAACGACTCACAGCTGGGACTGCATCGAGAGCTTTGCCAAAGTCGCCGTTGAAAAAACGGCAACAGAAGGCGTGCTATTCCGCGTTGGCCGCAGTGTGAGAACCAGCGATCAGGGCCGAGTGATTGCAACGGTGTTTGACGAGCAGAAGCTATTCAATATCACCCAATCAGATGTTGAGGTGCGCTGA
- a CDS encoding DUF3226 domain-containing protein, giving the protein MADRLLLVEGEADRAFFELLCRSQTILAGINVAPPVEVGGRKNTKQGVLNLLATLIGDLNDGRLQALAIVVDADWVANGGGFANTVSQVTREVAAQGYDTLPIALAAGGLIYKHNDGLPDLGVWVMPDNASEGMLEDWIKQSVLPAERGILAQAEMTVACLVVPKFNANRLSKAEVATWLAWQKRPGEGLYYAVEGNLLDSTAALHIGLVQWLKTVFP; this is encoded by the coding sequence ATGGCTGATCGTTTATTACTGGTTGAGGGTGAGGCAGATCGTGCTTTTTTTGAGCTGCTTTGCAGGTCACAAACCATTCTGGCTGGCATTAATGTCGCGCCGCCTGTTGAGGTCGGAGGGCGTAAAAATACCAAGCAGGGTGTTTTAAATCTGCTGGCTACGCTGATTGGTGATTTAAACGATGGTCGATTGCAGGCTCTGGCGATTGTAGTGGATGCGGATTGGGTGGCTAATGGTGGTGGTTTTGCCAATACAGTTAGTCAAGTCACTCGTGAGGTAGCTGCACAGGGTTATGACACGCTGCCCATAGCCCTTGCTGCTGGTGGTTTGATCTACAAACACAACGATGGTTTGCCCGATCTTGGCGTTTGGGTAATGCCAGATAATGCATCCGAGGGCATGCTGGAAGACTGGATCAAGCAATCGGTATTGCCCGCTGAACGCGGCATTTTGGCGCAAGCCGAAATGACCGTGGCCTGTCTAGTTGTCCCAAAATTCAATGCAAATCGCTTGAGTAAAGCTGAAGTGGCAACTTGGCTGGCTTGGCAAAAGAGGCCTGGTGAAGGTCTTTATTATGCAGTCGAAGGCAATCTGCTTGACTCCACTGCGGCATTACATATTGGTTTGGTTCAGTGGTTGAAAACTGTGTTTCCGTAA